A window of the Rhizobium brockwellii genome harbors these coding sequences:
- a CDS encoding pseudouridine synthase gives MRERRPPHKTRERTKPGDNAAAKRVTLPRALSKLGYCSRTQAERLIAENRVAVDGRIVSDTSEWVDLAKVSISINGLVIAAEAKIYLMLNKPRGLVTTRHDPEGRPTVYDCLRDFDIPHLSPVGRLDKASEGLLLFTNDTEFAQILLDPVTHVTKTYHVQIDRLMDDEDIAAMTSGIRHDGELLTATAARRLRQGDRNSWIEVELDEGRNRQIRRMLEALGTECLRLVRVAIGELELGELPKGAVRALTEPELQALRRRTGMERTRRN, from the coding sequence ATGAGGGAGCGGCGCCCACCGCACAAGACGCGTGAGCGGACAAAGCCCGGAGATAACGCAGCGGCCAAGCGGGTCACCCTTCCCCGTGCCCTTTCCAAGCTCGGTTATTGCTCCCGCACGCAGGCCGAACGCCTGATTGCCGAAAATCGTGTTGCCGTCGACGGCCGTATCGTCAGCGATACCTCCGAATGGGTCGATCTTGCCAAGGTAAGCATCAGCATCAACGGCCTCGTCATTGCTGCCGAAGCGAAAATCTATCTGATGCTCAACAAGCCCCGCGGTCTCGTCACCACTCGCCACGATCCAGAAGGCAGGCCGACGGTCTATGATTGTCTCAGGGATTTCGACATCCCGCATCTCTCTCCCGTCGGCCGGCTCGACAAAGCGAGCGAGGGCCTGCTGCTTTTCACCAACGACACCGAATTCGCCCAGATCCTGCTCGATCCGGTCACGCATGTGACGAAGACCTATCATGTCCAGATCGACCGCCTCATGGACGACGAGGACATTGCCGCAATGACATCGGGCATCCGCCACGACGGCGAGTTGCTGACGGCGACCGCCGCGCGGCGCCTGCGCCAGGGCGACAGGAATTCATGGATCGAGGTCGAGCTCGACGAGGGCCGCAACCGCCAGATCCGCCGCATGCTGGAGGCGCTCGGAACCGAATGCTTGCGTCTCGTGCGCGTCGCAATCGGCGAGCTCGAACTCGGCGAACTGCCGAAAGGCGCCGTGCGCGCGCTGACCGAACCGGAATTGCAGGCGCTACGCCGGAGAACCGGCATGGAAAGGACGAGACGCAATTGA
- a CDS encoding phosphoribosylaminoimidazolesuccinocarboxamide synthase produces the protein MRILSEAHFPELPNYYRGKVRENYDLPDGRRIIISTDRLSAFDRILTCIPYKGEVLTQTARYWFEATKDICPNHVLDYPDPNVVIGKRLDILPVEIVVRGYLAGTTGTSILTLYKKGERDMYGMRLPDGMRDNQILPEPVITPTSKEFDGGHDEPLTPAEIVTRGLLTKEQWQTLSTYALALFARGQEVAAKNGLILVDTKYEFGTDGDGNIILADEIHTPDSSRYWLAASYPASFAAGKRPESFDKDFVRAWVAERCDPYKDEIPEIPAELIEQTSAVYIKAYEAITGERFVPDDSGETPLARVRNNLAPYFP, from the coding sequence GTGCGAATTCTCTCCGAAGCCCATTTCCCGGAATTGCCGAACTATTATCGCGGCAAGGTGCGCGAGAATTACGATCTTCCGGACGGACGCCGGATTATTATCAGCACCGACCGGCTGAGCGCCTTCGACCGCATTCTCACCTGCATCCCCTATAAGGGCGAGGTGCTGACGCAGACAGCGCGCTACTGGTTCGAGGCGACGAAGGACATCTGCCCGAACCACGTTCTCGACTATCCCGATCCGAATGTCGTCATCGGCAAGCGGCTCGACATCCTGCCGGTCGAGATCGTCGTGCGCGGTTATCTCGCCGGCACCACCGGCACCTCGATCCTGACGCTTTATAAAAAGGGTGAGCGCGACATGTACGGCATGCGTCTGCCCGATGGCATGCGCGACAACCAGATCCTGCCCGAACCTGTCATCACGCCGACCAGCAAGGAATTCGACGGCGGCCACGATGAACCGCTGACGCCGGCCGAAATCGTCACGCGTGGCCTTCTGACGAAAGAGCAATGGCAGACGCTGTCGACATATGCGCTCGCCCTCTTTGCCCGCGGCCAGGAGGTGGCGGCGAAAAACGGGCTGATCCTGGTCGATACCAAATACGAGTTCGGCACCGACGGTGACGGCAACATTATCCTCGCCGACGAGATCCATACGCCGGACAGCAGTCGCTACTGGCTTGCCGCAAGCTATCCGGCAAGCTTTGCCGCCGGGAAACGCCCGGAAAGTTTCGACAAGGATTTCGTTCGCGCCTGGGTGGCGGAGCGCTGCGACCCCTATAAGGACGAGATCCCGGAAATCCCCGCCGAACTGATCGAGCAGACCTCGGCCGTCTATATCAAAGCCTACGAGGCGATCACCGGCGAGCGCTTTGTCCCAGATGATAGCGGCGAGACGCCGCTTGCCCGTGTCCGAAACAACCTCGCTCCCTATTTTCCTTGA
- a CDS encoding SLC13 family permease, giving the protein MSFEQASLLILLLAMLILLSLDRIRIEVVSIAGLLGGYALGLYPADQIFTGFASPVVITVVEILLIVQVLARTKLFDRLAARFAAARPRDFKVIAGTSALAGFMSIFMNNIGAFAITLPVTLRLGTALTIPRRQLVMPVSFAALLGGLVSLIGTPANLLVSDALAKATGTGFHFFDFAYVGLPVAVAGILLIAFRVQRLFPEPDETPSTTSPATRRIVVERRIPDVSPLIGVRLSDCPVRFGIKPHALIRDDNFVFGPLDQLVIEPGDVLLAEGADTVFAGLAATQALIADAHSDGLQPDLSRVEAVVMPESTLVGSRVRSLEVFHSRGVAVTALSMRAPRIEGRFLDLQLSIGDILTLEGPRIAIGEALEESECLPLASTAAAEPAFFSWRPFALFACGVAASAAGLRPDVAFAGVVLVLALLNHLNIRQAMADLNWPIIIMLAAMIPIGQAVASTGAAETIAGWLSLVVPITHPLSGIALILFLAMALTPFVNNATVAIILAPIALEFAKAGRHTPDAYLIAVAAGASLDFLTPFGHHNNTLAMGIGGYRFRDFLRAGWPLAVTTYGLALLLTGLFWL; this is encoded by the coding sequence ATGTCGTTCGAGCAAGCATCCCTGCTGATCCTTCTGCTGGCGATGCTCATTCTCTTGTCGCTCGATCGCATCCGCATCGAGGTGGTCTCGATCGCCGGACTGCTTGGCGGCTATGCGCTCGGCCTCTATCCCGCTGATCAGATTTTCACCGGCTTCGCCAGTCCCGTCGTCATCACCGTCGTCGAGATCCTGCTGATCGTCCAGGTGCTGGCGCGCACCAAGCTCTTCGACAGGCTCGCCGCCCGCTTCGCGGCCGCAAGACCCAGGGACTTCAAGGTCATCGCCGGCACTTCCGCGCTTGCCGGCTTCATGTCCATCTTCATGAACAATATCGGCGCCTTTGCGATCACCTTGCCGGTAACGCTACGTCTCGGCACGGCCCTGACGATCCCCCGCCGCCAGCTCGTCATGCCGGTCTCGTTCGCGGCCCTGCTCGGTGGCCTCGTTTCGCTGATCGGCACACCGGCCAACCTGCTCGTCAGCGATGCGCTCGCCAAGGCGACCGGAACCGGCTTTCACTTCTTCGATTTCGCTTATGTCGGCCTGCCGGTCGCCGTCGCCGGCATTCTGCTCATCGCCTTTCGCGTGCAGCGCCTGTTTCCGGAACCCGACGAAACACCGTCAACGACCTCTCCGGCTACGCGCCGCATCGTCGTCGAGCGCCGCATCCCCGACGTTTCGCCGCTGATCGGCGTGCGGCTTTCCGATTGTCCAGTGCGTTTCGGCATCAAGCCGCACGCGCTGATCCGCGACGACAATTTCGTCTTCGGTCCACTCGACCAGTTGGTGATCGAACCGGGCGACGTGCTGCTTGCCGAAGGCGCCGATACGGTCTTTGCCGGCCTTGCCGCCACACAGGCGTTGATCGCCGACGCCCACTCGGATGGTCTGCAGCCGGATTTAAGCCGTGTCGAAGCCGTCGTCATGCCGGAAAGCACGTTGGTCGGTTCGCGCGTGCGCTCGCTTGAAGTCTTCCATTCTCGTGGCGTTGCAGTCACCGCTCTTTCCATGCGCGCGCCGCGCATCGAGGGCCGCTTCCTCGACCTGCAATTGTCGATCGGCGATATATTGACGCTGGAGGGGCCACGCATTGCAATCGGAGAAGCGTTGGAGGAAAGCGAGTGCCTGCCGCTCGCCTCGACAGCAGCGGCCGAACCAGCCTTCTTCTCCTGGCGGCCCTTCGCGCTCTTTGCCTGCGGCGTCGCCGCCTCGGCGGCCGGCCTGCGTCCCGACGTCGCTTTTGCCGGCGTCGTACTCGTGCTCGCTTTGCTCAATCATCTGAACATCCGTCAGGCGATGGCCGATCTCAATTGGCCGATCATCATCATGCTGGCGGCGATGATCCCGATCGGCCAGGCGGTGGCCAGCACCGGAGCGGCCGAAACCATTGCCGGCTGGCTGAGCCTCGTCGTGCCGATCACTCATCCGCTCTCCGGCATCGCCCTCATCCTCTTCCTCGCCATGGCATTGACGCCTTTCGTCAACAACGCGACGGTCGCAATCATCCTGGCGCCGATCGCACTGGAATTCGCAAAAGCCGGCCGGCATACGCCGGACGCCTATCTGATCGCGGTCGCCGCCGGCGCGTCGCTCGATTTCCTGACGCCCTTCGGCCATCACAACAACACGCTGGCAATGGGCATCGGCGGCTACCGCTTCCGTGACTTCCTGCGCGCCGGCTGGCCGCTTGCCGTCACAACTTACGGCCTCGCCCTGCTTCTTACCGGTCTGTTCTGGCTGTGA
- a CDS encoding phosphoribosyltransferase, with product MAPHDFWQEIHPPGTFAVDGEFASFYVAMLEDGRQLRLPIRELADGDHALASLIVNQASFAVLDALAESLAEKIRPKSIDVVAGLPTLGLTLAAAVAQKLGHSRYVPLGTSRKFWYRDELSVALSSITTPTQQKRLYIDPRMLPLLQGRRVALIDDVISSGASIVAGLHLLMACGIEPVVIGAAMLQSERWRESLAAAGPQWSACTVGVFATPILQRDATGRWQAPPA from the coding sequence ATGGCACCGCACGATTTCTGGCAGGAGATTCACCCGCCCGGCACCTTTGCCGTCGATGGGGAATTCGCCTCGTTCTATGTCGCCATGCTTGAAGACGGCCGCCAGCTTCGCCTGCCGATCCGTGAGCTGGCGGATGGCGATCACGCTCTCGCCTCGCTGATCGTCAACCAGGCAAGCTTCGCCGTGCTCGATGCGCTCGCCGAAAGCCTCGCCGAAAAGATCAGGCCCAAGAGCATCGATGTCGTCGCCGGCCTGCCGACGCTCGGCTTGACGCTGGCCGCCGCCGTGGCGCAGAAGCTCGGCCATAGCCGCTACGTTCCGCTCGGCACCTCGCGCAAATTCTGGTATCGCGACGAGCTCTCCGTCGCCCTGTCTTCGATCACCACGCCGACACAGCAGAAACGTCTCTATATCGACCCACGCATGCTGCCGCTGCTTCAGGGACGGCGTGTCGCCCTCATCGATGACGTCATTTCCAGCGGCGCCTCGATCGTTGCCGGCCTGCATCTGCTGATGGCCTGCGGCATCGAACCCGTCGTCATCGGTGCGGCCATGCTGCAATCGGAGCGCTGGCGCGAAAGCCTTGCAGCCGCCGGGCCGCAATGGAGCGCGTGCACCGTCGGCGTCTTCGCAACCCCCATCCTGCAGCGGGACGCCACGGGCCGGTGGCAGGCACCACCAGCCTGA